Proteins encoded by one window of Manihot esculenta cultivar AM560-2 chromosome 10, M.esculenta_v8, whole genome shotgun sequence:
- the LOC110625150 gene encoding ubiquitin fusion degradation protein 1 homolog isoform X1, translating into MQFFDGYGYHGTSFEQTYRCYPASFIEKPQIESGDKIIMPPSALDRLASLHIDYPMLFELRNDAAERVSHCGVLEFIAEEGMIYMPYWMMENLLLQEGDIVRVKNVTLPKGTYVKLQPHTKDFLDISNPKAILETTLRNYSCLTTGDSIMVAYNNKKYYIDIIETRPSNAISIIETDCEVDFAPPLDYKEPEKPAVSIPKNKATSQVEEDPAETEPKFSPFTGVGRRLDGKPLKPQPGPVPLQGSKDKEPAVANGRGQHSVGSSSENTSRQSQGKLVFGSNVSRASKETQKEAGKEVKQEQSEKKEEPKFQPFTGKKYSLKG; encoded by the exons ATG CAGTTTTTTGATGGATATGGATATCATGGAACGTCATTTGAGCAGACATATCGATGTTACCCTGCTTCATTTATTGAAAAG CCCCAAATTGAAAGTGGTGATAAAA TTATAATGCCTCCCTCAGCCCTTGATCGCCTTG CTTCCTTGCATATTGATTATCCAATGTTGTTTGAGCTCCGTAATGATGCAGCTGAGCGGGTCTCTCACTGTGGGGTGCTGGAGTTTATTGCAGAAGAAGGAATGATTTACATGCCATATTGG ATGATGGAGAACCTCCTCTTACAAGAGGGAGATATAGTGCGAGTGAAAAATGTGACTCTTCCAAAGGGAACATATGTTAAATTACAACCTCACACAAAGGACTTCTTGGATATATCAAATCCAAAAGCTAT CCTGGAAACAACATTAAGGAATTATTCCTGCTTAACAACTGGAGACAGCATCATGGTGGCGTATAACAACAAAAAGTATTACATTGATATTATTGAAACAAGACCTTCAAATGCAATAAGTATCATTGAGACAGACTGCGAAGTAGATTTTGCACCTCCTCTAGATTACAAGGAACCTGAAAAACCTGCTGTGTCTATTCCTAAAAACAAGGCAACTTCTCAAG TTGAAGAGGATCCTGCCGAGACTGAACCAAAATTCAGTCCTTTTACTGGAGTAGGGAGACGTTTGGATGGGAAACCTTTGAAGCCCCAACCTGGACCAGTGCCTTTACAGGGGTCCAAAGACAAGGAACCAGCTGTTGCCAATGGTAGGGGACAGCATTCTGTGGGATCTAGTTCAGAAAATACTTCTCGACAGTCTCAAGGAAAACTTGTTTTTGGTTCGAATGTCAGCCGTGCTTCCAAGGAAACACAGAAG GAAGCTGGAAAAGAGGTGAAACAAGAACAAagtgaaaagaaagaagaaccaaagTTCCAGCCTTTCACTGGAAAAAAGTACTCATTGAAGGGTTGA
- the LOC110624655 gene encoding calcium and calcium/calmodulin-dependent serine/threonine-protein kinase: MGQKTRKLSDEYEVSEILGRGGFSVVRKGVRKSGETSHHVAIKTLRRLSPSGTPRSNFPTWKQVSISDALLTNEILVMRKIVENVSPHPNVIDLYDVYEDQNGVHLVLELCSGGELFDRIVARDRYSEIEAATVVRQIAKGLDALHRANIVHRDLKPENCLFLNEREDSTLKIMDFGLSSAEEFTDPVVGLFGSIDYVSPEALSQGRISSKSDMWSLGVIMYILLSGYPPFIGQSNRQKQQMIIAGEFSFYEKTWKNITSSAKQLITDLLQVDPTRRPSALDVLNHPWVMGELAKEEQMDPEIMTRLQSFNARRKLRAAAIASVWSSTIFLRTKKLKSLLGSHDLKEEEIENLRLHFTKLCAKGDNATLSEFEEVLKAMKMSSLIPLAPRIFDLFDNNRDGTVDMREILCGFSSLRNSQGDAALRLCFQMYDTDRSGCITKEEVASLLRALPEDCLPADITEPGKLDEIFDLMDANSDGKVTFDEFKAAMQRDSSLQDALLSSLRQQ; encoded by the exons ATGGGACAGAAAACTAGAAAACTTTCAGATGAATATGAAGTTTCTGAAATTCTTGGGAGAGGTGGATTCTCAGTTGTGAGAAAGGGCGTAAGGAAGAGTGGAGAGACAAGTCATCATGTAGCCATCAAGACACTCAGAAGACTAAGTCCTTCAGGAACTCCTCGCAGCAACTTTCCGACATGGAAGCAAGTTTCCATATCGGATGCGTTGCTGACGAATGAGATCTTGGTCATGAGAAAGATAGTTGAAAACGTTTCACCTCATCCTAATGTGATTGACCTTTATGACGTCTACGAGGATCAAAACGGCGTCCACCTTGTGTTAGAGCTTTGCTCTGGCGGCGAGCTATTTGATCGGATCGTAGCTCGGGATAGATACTCGGAGATTGAAGCAGCAACAGTTGTTAGGCAGATTGCAAAAGGATTAGATGCGCTTCACAGAGCCAATATCGTACACAGGGATTTGAAACCGGAGAATTGTCTTTTCTTGAATGAAAGAGAAGACTCTACTTTGAAAATCATGGACTTTGGATTGAGTTCTGCGGAGGAATTCACAGATCCAGTTGTTGGGTTGTTTGGTTCTATTGACTACGTTTCACCAGAGGCTCTTTCTCAAGGCAGAATAAGTTCTAAAAGCGATATGTGGTCTTTGGGAGTAATCATGTACATTCTTCTCTCTGG GTATCCACCATTCATCGGACAGTCAAACCGGCAGAAGCAACAAATGATAATTGCC GGTGAATTCAGTTTTTACGAGAAGACTTGGAAGAATATTACTTCTTCAGCAAAGCAATTGATTACTGATCTCTTACAAGTTGATCCTACTAGGAGACCCAGTGCTTTAGAT GTTCTGAATCATCCATGGGTGATGGGTGAATTGGCGAAAGAGGAACAAATGGACCCTGAGATCATGACAAGGCTGCAGAGTTTCAATGCACGTCGCAAACTCCGAGCTGCAGCAATAGCTAGCGTGTGGAGCAGCACAATTTTTTTGAGAACCAAAAAGTTAAAATCTTTACTTGGCTCGCATGaccttaaagaagaagaaattgagAATCTCAGACTACATTTTACAAAACT ATGTGCAAAAGGTGACAATGCTACTTTATCAGAATTTGAAGAGGTGCTCAAGGCAATGAAGATGTCGTCGCTAATTCCTCTAGCACCACGCATCTTCGATCTCTTTGACAACAATCGTGATGGAACAGTTGACATGAGAGAGATCCTTTGTGGGTTCTCTAGCCTGAGGAACTCTCAGGGAGATGCTGCTCTTAGACTCTGCTTCCAG ATGTATGACACGGACAGatctggatgcatcacaaagGAAGAAGTGGCATCCCTACTCAGG GCTTTGCCAGAGGATTGCCTTCCTGCAGATATCACAGAACCTGGAAAACTGGATGAAATATTTGATCTAATGGATGCCAACAGCGATGGAAAAGTCACCTTCGACGAGTTCAAAGCTGCCATGCAGAGAGACAGTTCCTTGCAGGATGCACTACTCTCCTCGCTTCGCCAACAATAA
- the LOC110625150 gene encoding ubiquitin fusion degradation protein 1 homolog isoform X2 produces the protein MFFDGYGYHGTSFEQTYRCYPASFIEKPQIESGDKIIMPPSALDRLASLHIDYPMLFELRNDAAERVSHCGVLEFIAEEGMIYMPYWMMENLLLQEGDIVRVKNVTLPKGTYVKLQPHTKDFLDISNPKAILETTLRNYSCLTTGDSIMVAYNNKKYYIDIIETRPSNAISIIETDCEVDFAPPLDYKEPEKPAVSIPKNKATSQVEEDPAETEPKFSPFTGVGRRLDGKPLKPQPGPVPLQGSKDKEPAVANGRGQHSVGSSSENTSRQSQGKLVFGSNVSRASKETQKEAGKEVKQEQSEKKEEPKFQPFTGKKYSLKG, from the exons ATG TTTTTTGATGGATATGGATATCATGGAACGTCATTTGAGCAGACATATCGATGTTACCCTGCTTCATTTATTGAAAAG CCCCAAATTGAAAGTGGTGATAAAA TTATAATGCCTCCCTCAGCCCTTGATCGCCTTG CTTCCTTGCATATTGATTATCCAATGTTGTTTGAGCTCCGTAATGATGCAGCTGAGCGGGTCTCTCACTGTGGGGTGCTGGAGTTTATTGCAGAAGAAGGAATGATTTACATGCCATATTGG ATGATGGAGAACCTCCTCTTACAAGAGGGAGATATAGTGCGAGTGAAAAATGTGACTCTTCCAAAGGGAACATATGTTAAATTACAACCTCACACAAAGGACTTCTTGGATATATCAAATCCAAAAGCTAT CCTGGAAACAACATTAAGGAATTATTCCTGCTTAACAACTGGAGACAGCATCATGGTGGCGTATAACAACAAAAAGTATTACATTGATATTATTGAAACAAGACCTTCAAATGCAATAAGTATCATTGAGACAGACTGCGAAGTAGATTTTGCACCTCCTCTAGATTACAAGGAACCTGAAAAACCTGCTGTGTCTATTCCTAAAAACAAGGCAACTTCTCAAG TTGAAGAGGATCCTGCCGAGACTGAACCAAAATTCAGTCCTTTTACTGGAGTAGGGAGACGTTTGGATGGGAAACCTTTGAAGCCCCAACCTGGACCAGTGCCTTTACAGGGGTCCAAAGACAAGGAACCAGCTGTTGCCAATGGTAGGGGACAGCATTCTGTGGGATCTAGTTCAGAAAATACTTCTCGACAGTCTCAAGGAAAACTTGTTTTTGGTTCGAATGTCAGCCGTGCTTCCAAGGAAACACAGAAG GAAGCTGGAAAAGAGGTGAAACAAGAACAAagtgaaaagaaagaagaaccaaagTTCCAGCCTTTCACTGGAAAAAAGTACTCATTGAAGGGTTGA